TTATGTAGAGAATATTCGAAAAATTCAAACAAGCCAAGAGCGTTCGTCAGTTGAGAACGAGCTCATAAACAAATTGGTATCGGAAAATGCGTCTTGCTTTGCGGAGAAAGCTAACGAGCTCGGTAAATGCTCTCTAACTAAAATGGAAATAACTTTAACATCAAACGTTCCCTGCTTCACTAAGCCTTACCGTACTCCTTTTGCACTCAGACCTGTCGTCGGTAATATTATCTCCGAGTTACTCGATAGTGATATCATTCGTCCGTCAGACTCCCCTTATGCATCTGGAATTGTCGTCGTTGAAAAACAGAATGGTGAACATCGTCTTTGCGTCGACTACCGACGTCTCAACAGTATAACCGTCAAAATACCATTTCCAATGCCAAATCTGGAGGAGCAATTTGCCCAATTAGCCGGGAATACCTATTTTTCTCAGCTGGACTTGCGTATGGGATATCATCAAATCGAGGTTTGCGAATCATCCAAACAATTCACCGCATTTGTAACTTCAGACGGCCACTACGAATATAACAGGATGCCGTTCGGTCTTGTCAATGCTCCAGCAGTATTTCAAGCGGTCATGAACAAAATAGTCAAACGTATGGAGCCAGGTGAGGTACTCGCATATTTAGATGACGTCATCATTCCCAGCAAATCATTTGATGAGGGTATCCAACGACTCGGAAAATTCTTCCGAATCCTTAAAGAGAGCGGTTTAACACTTCGCTACGACAAATGTAAATTTCTTCAATCTGAAATAACTTTCTTGGGCCATATTGTCAACAAAGATGGAATCACTCCAGGCGAAAACAAGGTGAGCGCTATTAAAAACTTCAAAGTCCCCACCAACGTAAAAGACGTCAGACGATTTTTGGGCCTAACGGGATTCTTTCgaaaatttgttgaaaacTACTCCCTAATTACAAGACCCCTTACACGACTGTTGCGTAAGGTAGAGCAAAACAGCTTCGATTGGGGAAATGACCAGCAACGGGCTTTTAACGAGCTAATCGATAAATTATGCTGTGTTCCAGTTTTGGTTCTGTACGACTTTGCTGCACATCATGAGGTACACACAGATGCTTGTGCGATCGGACTAGCAGGAGTCTTACTGCAATCTCAAGACAAAACGAATTGGCGACCCGTGTGTTACTTCAGTAGGCACTGTACTGACGCTGAAAGTCGATACCATAGCTACGAACTCGAAACGTTGGCCGTCGTAGAAACGCTACAAAGGTTCAGGGTGTATATTCTAGGAAAACCCTTCCGACTCGTCACAGATTGTTCCGCCATCGCCAAGGTAAAGCTTAATAAAGAATTGATCCCTCAAGTCGCACGTTGGTGGATTAAAATACTGGACTACGACTGCGAATTCATTCATCGTGATGGTAGTAAAATGGCCCATGTGGATGCCATGAGCCGCGCTCCCGTTTCACCTCCCGAAAAATCCTTACAGGAAGTAGTGCGCACCATAATTACGGACGTCGATGACTGGTTGCTAACTATGCAGCTTCAGGATGAGGCCCTTGTCCAAATATTTGCTGTATAGAAGGAGCATCGTACCGGAAATCAACTAAAACAACTTCAAGCTGATTACGTCATCAAAAATCACCGTCTATATCGCAAGGTCGAAAAAGGAATAGCCTTCGTTGTACCAAAGTCCGTGAGATGGCGCATTGTTAAGATGTGTCATGATGATTTTGGGCATTTCGGTCTGGACAAAACAATTGGACGAATTCAAGAAAAGTTTTGGTTCCCAAGAATGCGGAAGTACGTAAAAGAATACATTTCAACATGCATTCAATGCTGCTACTACAAATCTAAAGGAAGCAAGCCCGAAGGTTGCATGCATTATAGTGACGCCGATCCAGTACCATTTCGCAGGCTACACATCGATCATTTGGGACCGTTTATTCGAAGCAAACGCGGAAGTACCCATATACTAGCCATATCCGATCCCTTCAGTAAATATCTGATTGTAAAGgcagttaaaaatacaaaaactctTCCAGTGCTGAACATTCTAAATGAAGTCTCCAGCTACTTCGGTCtgccgaaaataataatatccgATCGTGGAACTGCTTTTACCTCGAAACAATTTGAAGAATACTGTATGCACAACCAGATTCAACACATTAAAAATGCTGTGCGGACACCTCGTGCAAATGGACAAGTAGAGCGCGCCAATCAAACCATTCTTAACTACGTACGCACAGTGAACGACCACCCGAAGGATTGGGATCTTACCTTACACAATCTTCAATGGAGTGTAAACTCTCAAAAGAACGAAACCTCAGGATTCAGCCCGATTGATTTGGTGTTTAACTTTAATCCTATTGATGTAGTCCAGAACCATCTCACTGCAGCTATACACACCGATTTGGAATTAGACGAGAAAGAATCTGTCATCGACAACAGAAACCAAGCGCTCGTCAATATTGCAAGCGAGCGAGCTAAATGGAAACAACGCTTTGATACCAAACACGCTAACCCTTCTATCTACTCCACAGGTAACCTTGTAGTCGTTGAAAATGAACCAGCTGCTACAGGCGAGTCGCGAAAGCTCGAACCACGCTATCGAGGACCATATATCGTCGTCAAGGTCCTTGGAAACGATCGTTATGTAATCGAAGACATCCCAGGTATTCAGATTACAGGACGTAAATACAGTTCTGTCTATTCCTCGGATAAAATCAAGCCGTGGTGCTCCAACGTCCCTGAGTTGGATGTTCCCGACGATGACGAGGATCGAATCGAGGACGATCCGAATGCAGGATTGGCCGAGCTGTCACGAGTGTCACGATCCGGTTCCGATGGAGAACCATTAGACAGCAACGGTCTGGCATCTCGGAGTTAGTTGGCGAAGAGttggagaacgagaacgacaaGCAACGCCAGCTCCGCGAGAACGACATTTTCGCAAACGTATTAATCAAATAACGCACATATATCTGTATCCATTAATATTCTATAATCGAGTTGTTCATCATTAAAGTACAATTAAGATCACGAGTTATTGTCTTTATTCACCGTAAGCCGTGCTATCTATTCGCCttattcctgacaaatcaacaGCGACTCACACATTCCCCTACACAACGACAATGtattggagtgtgtgtgtcacttgtaaaaactaatataagtacaaattctgccgtggatacatgcattattagctgagttgtgaactttttgtttacaaatttcattattagctgagatgtgaactttttgtttacaaatttacaattgagtatgcaaatgtattagccatgtaaaaactagtataaatacaaattctgaagtggatacaggcattattagctgagatgtgaactttttgtttacaaatttacaattgagtatgcaaatgtattagccttgtaaaaactaatataaatacaaattccgccgtggatacatgcattattagcggagttgtgaactttttgtttacaaatttacaattgagtatgcaaatgtattagccatgtaaaaactaatataaatacaaattctgaagtggatacaggcattattagctgagttgtgaactttttgtttacaaatttacaattgagtatgcaaatgtattagccttgtaaaaactaatataaatacaaattccgccgtggatacatgcattattagcggagttgtgaactttttgtttacaaatttacaattgagtgtgcaaatgtattagccttctaaaaactaatttaagtacaaattctgccgtggatacatgcattattagctcagttgtgaactttttgtttacaaatttcattattagctgagatgtgaactttttgtttacaaatttacaattgagtatgcaaatgtattagccatgtaaaaactaatataaatacaaattctgaagtggatacatgaattattagctgagctgtgaactttttgtctacagatttacaattgagtatgcaaatgtattagccatgtaaaaaataatataagtacaatttatgccgtggatacatgcattattagctgagttgtgaactttttgtttacaaatttcattattagctgagatgtgaactttttgtttacaaatttacaattgagtatgcaaatgtattagccgtgtaaaaactattataaatacaaattctgaagtggatacagacattattagctgagctgtgaactttttgtttacaaatttacaattgagtatgcaaatgtattagccgtgtaaaaactattataaatacaaattctgaagtggatatatgcattattatctgagttgtgaactttttgtttacaaatttacaattgagtatgcaaatgtattagccttctaaaaactaatataagtacaaattctgccatggatacatgcattattagcggagttgtgaactttttgtttacaaatttacaattgagtatgcaaatgtattagccatgtaaaaactaatataaatacaaattctgaagtggatacaggcattattagctgagttgtgaactttttgtttacaaatttacaattgagtatgcaaatgtattagacgtgtaaaaactaaaataagtacaaattctggttggatacatgcattattagtggagttgtgaactttttgtttacaaatttcattattagctgagatgtgaactttttgtttacaaatttacaattgagtatgcaaatgtattagccgtgtaaaaactattataaatacaaattctgaagtggatacagacattattagctgagctgtgaactttttgtttacaaatttacaattgagtatgcaaatgtattagccgtgtaaaaactattataaatacaaattctgaagtggatatatgcattattatctgagttgtgaactttttgtttacaaatttacaattgagtatgcaaatgtattagccttctaaaaactaatataagtacaaattctgccatggatacatgcattattagcggagttgtgaactttttgtttacaaatttacaattgagtatgcaaatgtattagccttctaaaaactaatataagtacaaattctgccgtggatacatgcattattagcggagttgtgaactttttgtttacaaatttacaattgagtatgcaaatgtattagccttctaaaaactaatataagtacaaattctgccgtggatacatgcattattttcgcagttgttaactttttgtttacaaatttacaattgagtatgcaaatgtattagcattgtaagaactaatttaaatataaattctgccgtggatacatgcattattagctgagttgtgaactttttgtttacaaatttacaattgagtatgcaaataaattagccttctaaaaactaatataagtacaaattctgccgtggatacatgcattattagcggagttgtgaactttttgtttacaaatttacaattgagtatgcaaataaattagccttctaaaaactaatataagtacaaattctgccgtggatacatgcattattagcggagttgtgaaatttttgtttacaaatttacaattgagtatgcaaataaattagccttctaaaaactaatataagtacaaattctgccgtggatacatgcattattagcggagttgtgaactttttgtttacaaatttacaattgagtatgcaaatgtattagccttctaaaaactaatataagtacaaattctgccgtggatacatgcattattttcggagttgtgaactttttgtttacaaatttacaattgagtatgcaaatgtattagccgtgtaaaaacttatataaatacaaattcggaagtcgatacaggcattattagctgagctgtggactttttgtttacaaatttacaattgagtatgcaaatgtattagccgtgcaaaaacgaatataaatacaaattctgaagtggatatatgcaattttatctgagctgtgaacattttgtttacaaatttacaattgagtatgcaaatgtattagccgtgtaaaaactatacacattcttaagtggatacatgcattattagcttggttgtgaactttttgtttacaaatttacaattgagtatgcaaatgtattagccatgtaaaaaataatataagtacaaattctgaagtggatacaggcattattagctgagttgtgaactttttgtttacaaatttcattattagctgagatgtgaactttttgtttacaaatttacaattgagtatgcaaatgtattagccgtgtaaaaactattataaatacaaattctgaagtggatacagacattattagctgagctgtgaactttttgttttcaaatttacaattgagtatgcaaatgtattagccgtgtaaaaactaatataagtacaaattctggttggatacatgcattattagtggagttgtgaactttttgtttacaaatttacaattgagtatgcaaatgtattagccttctaaaaactaatataagtacaaattctgccgtggatacatgcattattagcggagttgtgaactttttgtttacaaatttacaattgagtatgcaaatgtattagccttctaaaaactaatataagtacaaattctggttggatacatgcattattagtggagttgtgaactttttgtttaaaaatttacaattgagtatgcaaatgtattagccatgtaaaaactaatataaatacaaattctgaagtggatacaggcattattagctgagttgtgaactttttgtttacaaatttacaattgagtatgcaaatgtattagacgtgtaaaaactaaaataagtacaaattctggttggatacatgcattattagtggagttgtgaactttttgtttacaaatttcattattagctgagatgtgaactttttgtttacaaatttacaattgagtatgcaaatgtattagccgtgtaaaaactattataaatacaaattctgaagtggatacagacattattagctgagctgtgaactttttgtttacaaatttacaattgagtatgcaaatgtattagccttgtaaaaactaatataagtacaaattctgccgtggatacatgcattattagctgagttgtgaactttttgtttacaaatttcattattagctgagttgtgaactttttgtttacaaatttacaattgagtatgcaaatgtattagccttctaaaaactaatataagtacaaattctgccgtggatacatgcattattagcggagttgtgaactttttgtttacaaatttacaattgagtatgcaaatgtattagccttctaaaaactaatataagtacaaattctgccatggatacatgcattattagcggagttgtgaactttttgtttacaaatttacaattgagtatgcaaatgtattagccatgtaaaaactaatataaatacaaattctgaagtggatacaggcattattagctgagttgtgaactttttgtttacaaatttacaattgagtatgcaaatgtattagacgtgtaaaaactaaaataagtacaaattctggttggatacatgcattattagtggagttgtgaactttttgtttacaaatttcattattagctgagatgtgaactttttgtttacaaatttacaattgagtatgcaaatgtattagccgtgtaaaaactattataaatacaaattctgaagtggatacagacattattagctgagctgtgaactttttgtttacaaatttacaattgagtatgcaaatgtattagccgtgtaaaaactattataaatacaaattctgaagtggatacatgcattattagcggagttgtgaaatttttgtttacaaatttacaattgagtatgcaaataaattagccttctaaaaactaatataagtacaaattctgccgtggatacatgcattattagcggagttgtgaactttttgtttacaaatttacaattgagtatgca
This region of Drosophila kikkawai strain 14028-0561.14 unplaced genomic scaffold, DkikHiC1v2 scaffold_14, whole genome shotgun sequence genomic DNA includes:
- the LOC138929336 gene encoding uncharacterized protein, translating into MSKTNRDSTESPSDYFYKMLALGKKGNLVVVENEPAATGESRKLEPRYRGPYIVVKVLGNDRYVIEDIPGIQITGRKYSSVYSSDKIKPWCSNVPELDVPDDDEDRIEDDPNAGLAELSRVSRSGSDGEPLDSNGLASRS